The Malus domestica chromosome 10, GDT2T_hap1 genome contains a region encoding:
- the LOC103430900 gene encoding transcription factor bHLH84-like translates to MESAAAIANGGWSSLGEMYSSDEEAEFMSQLLANCCVTNEMNEASSSAIPFAICPSYDFSKSNMEGIYQGSQYSSEIANLYFSNGNAYIMSNNETNHYTGNPNHIMETSYHSSEAFRPPDANATNLILFQGKEYGMDHHQELSNVNIENQPGAAIYEKLLQLNRESDHEMTIWEPAMENVVMVSEGSKKRPCSSVDVQKKRTVKAKKGQKAVLRGNVEDNDITTKGQSSSSSCSVDDDSINASHQDLSGGVSTSSLSPKWKKASRGSATDSQGIYARKRREKINARLRILQNLVPNGTKVDISTMLEEAVQYVKFLQLQIKLISSDDMWMFAPIAYNGINIGIDLNS, encoded by the exons ATGGAATCTGCAGCAGCTATTGCAAATGGTGGATGGAGTTCACTTGGTGAAATGTACTCCTCTGATGAGGAGGCAGAGTTCATGTCCCAGTTGCTCGCTAACTGTTGCGTCACAAATGAGATGAATGAGGCTTCAAGCTCAGCAATCCCATTTGCAATTTGTCCTAGCTATGATTTTTCAAAATCTAACATGGAAGGCATTTATCAAGGTTCACAATACTCTTCAGAAATTGCTAATCTTTATTTTTCAAATGGTAATGCTTATATTATGAGCAATAATGAAACAAACCACTACACCGGTAATCCTAACCATATTATGGAAACAAGTTACCACAGCTCAGAAGCATTTCGTCCGCCGGATGCCAATGCTACCAACTTGATTCTCTTTCAAGGCAAAGAATATGGCATGGATCATCACCAAGAACTAAGCAATGTCAATATTGAAAACCAGCCGGGAGCTGCTATTTATGAAAAGCTTTTGCAGCTTAATAGGGAGTCTGATCATGAGATGACGATATGGGAACCTGCAATGGAAAATGTAGTTATGGTTTCCGAAGGTTCTAAGAAAAGGCCTTGCAGTTCAGTAGAT GTGCAAAAGAAGAGGACTGTGAAGGCGAAGAAGGGCCAAAAGGCAGTGTTAAGGGGAAACGTTGAAGATAATGATATAACCACCAAAGGGCAGAGCTCAAGCAGTAGCTGCTCAGTGGACGATGACTCCATTAATGCTTCTCATCAGGATCTGAGTGGAGGTGTGAGTACTTCGAGCTTGAGTCCAAAATGGAAAAAAGCCAGTAGGGGATCAGCAACTGATTCCCAAGGCATATATGCAAGG aaaagaagagaaaaaataaaTGCGAGGCTGAGAATTTTACAGAACCTTGTACCAAATGGAACAAAG GTTGATATCAGCACAATGCTTGAGGAGGCTGTCCAGTATGTGAAGTTCTTACAGCTTCAGATAAAG CTCATAAGCTCGGATGATATGTGGATGTTTGCTCCTATCGCTTACAATGGAATAAACATTGGAATCGACTTAAATTCTTGA